In one window of Candidatus Rokuibacteriota bacterium DNA:
- a CDS encoding cupin domain-containing protein: MEVPVHPRARRVRTGGTLVRYIVRPEEVATYSPPLHAGTVNRRLVGKDVNGSRAVEVVLGVVEPGGVAERHTHEVEQAMYVLEGRALVEVLETKQEVGPGTACFFPPGVAHRVESLGPGPLKALVIYAPPLERSTAPQPFKPA, translated from the coding sequence ATGGAAGTCCCGGTTCACCCACGGGCGCGTCGGGTGAGAACAGGAGGCACGCTTGTGAGATACATCGTGAGACCCGAGGAGGTTGCGACGTACTCGCCGCCGCTCCACGCGGGAACGGTGAACCGCCGTCTCGTCGGTAAGGACGTCAACGGCTCCCGGGCCGTGGAGGTCGTGCTGGGCGTCGTCGAGCCGGGCGGCGTGGCCGAGCGTCACACCCATGAGGTCGAGCAGGCCATGTACGTCCTGGAGGGCCGTGCCCTGGTCGAGGTGCTCGAGACCAAGCAGGAAGTGGGACCCGGAACCGCCTGCTTCTTCCCGCCCGGGGTCGCCCATCGGGTGGAGTCCCTCGGCCCGGGCCCGCTCAAGGCGCTCGTGATCTACGCGCCGCCCCTGGAGCGCTCCACCGCCCCGCAGCCTTTCAAGCCGGCCTGA
- a CDS encoding TIGR03619 family F420-dependent LLM class oxidoreductase: MEIKYRIGIMPGPWPSGADGTGFLWKLVDLCEHSSIDSLWFSDRLSSPIPVPEPLTTLAAVAARTERLKFGPSVLVLPFRTPVVVAKELATIDYLSGGRLLPAVGVGVELPREFEASGVPFKERGRRTDEAIEVIRRLWLEDEVTFQGEFYRLERVSIFPKPVQTPPPIWIGGKSAAALRRAGRLGDGWIPSFIAPGDFGRGVEHVQRYAREAGREVPADHFGALVNYFLTDSPENAWRLADPYIPRGRVDEATLRASTAFGPPEVVAAKLEDYVAGGGSKFVLRPLCPPALMLEQLQRLAEEVIPAFHRR, encoded by the coding sequence GTGGAAATCAAATACCGGATCGGGATCATGCCGGGGCCCTGGCCGTCGGGAGCGGACGGCACCGGGTTTCTCTGGAAACTCGTCGATCTCTGCGAGCACTCGAGTATCGACTCGCTCTGGTTCTCCGACCGACTCTCGTCACCCATCCCGGTGCCGGAGCCCCTGACGACCCTGGCCGCCGTCGCGGCCCGGACCGAACGCCTCAAGTTCGGCCCGAGCGTGCTGGTCCTTCCCTTCAGGACGCCGGTCGTGGTGGCCAAGGAGCTCGCGACGATCGATTACCTGTCGGGCGGGCGCCTCCTCCCGGCCGTCGGCGTCGGCGTCGAGCTGCCGCGCGAGTTCGAGGCCTCAGGGGTGCCCTTCAAGGAGCGCGGCCGGCGGACCGACGAGGCCATCGAGGTCATCCGGCGGCTCTGGCTCGAGGACGAGGTCACGTTTCAGGGGGAGTTCTACCGCCTGGAGCGCGTGAGCATCTTCCCCAAACCGGTCCAGACTCCGCCTCCCATCTGGATCGGCGGCAAGAGCGCGGCGGCGCTGCGCCGGGCGGGCAGGCTCGGCGACGGCTGGATTCCGTCGTTCATCGCCCCGGGAGATTTCGGCCGCGGGGTCGAGCACGTCCAGCGCTACGCGAGGGAGGCCGGGCGCGAGGTCCCGGCCGATCACTTCGGGGCGCTCGTGAACTACTTCCTGACCGACTCGCCCGAGAACGCCTGGCGCCTCGCCGACCCCTACATCCCGCGGGGCCGCGTGGACGAGGCCACCCTCCGCGCGTCGACGGCGTTCGGCCCTCCCGAGGTCGTGGCCGCGAAGCTCGAGGACTACGTCGCAGGCGGAGGCTCCAAGTTCGTCCTCCGACCCCTCTGCCCGCCCGCGCTCATGCTCGAGCAGCTCCAGCGCCTGGCCGAGGAGGTGATCCCGGCCTTCCACCGGCGCTGA
- a CDS encoding TPM domain-containing protein yields MTRHPRWIRRLLSDEHLDAIARAIQSAERRTSGEIRVHLERRVPRRRWREPADPLARARDVFARLGMHRTRERNSVLIYLAVRDRRLAIVGDEGIHARVGDDHWASVRDLMVEQLRSQRPREALLAAIAQTADVLQQHFPRRPDDTDELSDRVSTA; encoded by the coding sequence ATGACGCGCCACCCGCGCTGGATTCGACGGCTCCTGAGCGACGAGCACCTGGACGCCATCGCCCGCGCCATCCAGAGCGCCGAGCGCCGCACCTCGGGAGAGATCCGCGTCCACCTCGAGCGGCGCGTCCCGCGGCGGCGCTGGCGCGAGCCGGCCGACCCCCTGGCCCGTGCCCGCGATGTCTTCGCGCGGCTCGGCATGCACCGGACGCGCGAGCGAAACAGCGTGCTGATCTACCTCGCCGTCCGGGATCGGCGGCTCGCGATCGTCGGCGACGAAGGGATCCACGCCCGGGTCGGCGACGACCACTGGGCGAGCGTGCGCGACCTCATGGTCGAGCAACTCCGCAGCCAGCGGCCCCGCGAGGCGCTTCTCGCCGCGATCGCGCAAACCGCCGACGTACTGCAGCAGCACTTCCCGCGCCGCCCGGACGACACGGACGAGCTGAGCGATCGGGTGAGCACGGCGTAA
- a CDS encoding M48 family metalloprotease: protein MDCPRCARRLDEVYAPEGVVVDFCSGCRGAWYDKGELVFLSKHPRRLKPLLETALLSPKASELACPRCRVPMETGGLGAPDLLVDRCRSCGGLWLDAGERARLDKAVATKLAAGLDRAERVSTGTATETEGAGARPVRIPLPSLPNLALRSTAVLLSLYAMVFLVLLLAVEAFGAGLGLAVLAALAVITVQYLAAPFVMDLFLRHLQSTRWVSAEELPPHLAAFIETICQARKVRFPRVGIIHDGNPNAFTYGHHPGNARLILTSGLIEMLDEDELRAVVGHELGHVLHWDILVMTLASLAPILLYYLYRILGRARSRGKGDCRALVALVCYVFYLISEYLVLFLSRAREYYADRFSGQITRAPNVLARALVKIAYGLAAARPEEAAAKAESPLRAVAPLGIFDPHAALHLAVASGARGFSPEDVVGAMQWDLWNPWAGFYELASTHPLPAKRIKALGDLASHYGERPLVDFKLARPESYWDEFLTDLAVMGLPVLLPAAVLVFLGLGLGAGAYGFAIAAFGIGALVRSFVTYPGGLSPYVSVAGLLKKVKVSAVRAYPVTLTGRIIGRGIPGLIYSEDLVLQDATGFIFLDYRQPSRLLDFWFGLFRTPGLIGQEAVVRGWYRRAPVPYVEMKRIEYAGGAHGCYTYHAKLILALLVIAIGIGVMALG from the coding sequence ATGGACTGTCCGAGGTGCGCGCGGCGCCTGGACGAGGTGTACGCGCCCGAAGGGGTCGTCGTCGACTTCTGCTCCGGGTGCAGAGGGGCCTGGTACGACAAGGGCGAGCTGGTCTTCCTGTCGAAGCATCCCCGCCGGCTGAAACCGCTCCTGGAGACGGCGCTCCTTTCGCCCAAGGCATCCGAGCTTGCCTGCCCCCGCTGCCGCGTCCCCATGGAGACAGGCGGCCTCGGCGCGCCGGACCTGCTCGTTGACCGTTGCCGAAGCTGCGGGGGCCTCTGGCTCGACGCCGGCGAGCGAGCGCGGCTCGACAAGGCCGTGGCCACGAAGCTCGCGGCCGGTCTGGACCGCGCCGAGCGCGTCTCGACCGGAACGGCGACGGAGACCGAGGGCGCCGGCGCGCGGCCGGTGAGGATCCCTCTCCCTTCACTTCCCAACCTGGCCCTCCGATCGACCGCGGTGCTCCTCTCGCTCTACGCGATGGTCTTCCTGGTGCTCCTCCTCGCGGTGGAAGCTTTCGGGGCGGGGCTCGGGCTCGCCGTGCTCGCCGCCCTCGCCGTGATCACGGTCCAGTACCTCGCCGCCCCCTTCGTGATGGACCTGTTCCTGAGGCACCTGCAATCCACCCGCTGGGTCTCCGCGGAGGAGCTGCCGCCGCACCTGGCGGCGTTCATCGAGACGATCTGCCAGGCGCGGAAGGTCCGCTTCCCCCGGGTCGGGATCATCCACGACGGCAACCCGAACGCGTTCACCTACGGCCACCACCCGGGGAACGCCCGCTTGATCCTGACGTCGGGCCTCATCGAGATGCTGGACGAGGACGAGCTCCGTGCCGTGGTCGGCCACGAGCTGGGGCACGTGCTGCACTGGGACATCCTGGTGATGACGCTGGCCTCGCTGGCGCCGATCCTCCTCTACTATCTCTACCGGATCCTGGGGCGCGCGCGCTCGCGCGGGAAGGGGGACTGCCGGGCGCTCGTCGCGCTCGTCTGCTACGTCTTCTATCTCATCTCCGAGTACCTCGTGCTCTTCCTCTCCAGGGCCCGTGAATACTACGCCGACCGCTTCTCGGGCCAGATCACGCGCGCGCCCAACGTCCTCGCCCGGGCCCTGGTCAAGATCGCCTACGGCCTCGCCGCGGCCCGGCCTGAGGAGGCGGCGGCGAAGGCCGAGTCTCCGCTGAGGGCCGTGGCCCCGCTCGGGATCTTTGACCCGCACGCGGCGCTCCATCTGGCCGTCGCCAGCGGTGCGCGCGGCTTCAGCCCGGAGGACGTCGTCGGAGCGATGCAGTGGGACCTCTGGAACCCGTGGGCCGGCTTCTACGAGCTTGCCTCCACGCACCCCCTTCCGGCCAAACGGATCAAGGCGCTCGGCGACCTGGCGTCCCATTACGGCGAGCGGCCCCTCGTCGACTTCAAGCTCGCCCGACCGGAGAGCTACTGGGACGAGTTCCTCACGGATCTCGCCGTCATGGGCCTGCCCGTCCTTCTCCCGGCCGCGGTCCTGGTCTTCCTGGGTCTCGGCCTCGGCGCGGGAGCGTACGGGTTCGCCATTGCCGCCTTCGGAATCGGGGCGCTCGTCAGGAGCTTCGTCACGTACCCGGGTGGCCTCTCCCCCTACGTCAGCGTGGCCGGGCTCCTGAAGAAGGTGAAGGTGTCTGCCGTGCGGGCCTACCCGGTGACCCTCACGGGACGAATCATCGGGCGCGGGATCCCCGGCCTGATCTACTCGGAGGACCTGGTCCTCCAGGACGCGACGGGCTTTATCTTCCTCGACTACCGCCAGCCCTCCCGGCTCCTCGACTTCTGGTTCGGGCTGTTCCGGACGCCGGGCCTGATCGGGCAGGAGGCGGTCGTGAGGGGATGGTATCGGCGGGCGCCGGTCCCCTACGTCGAGATGAAGCGGATCGAGTACGCGGGGGGCGCCCACGGCTGCTACACCTACCACGCTAAGCTGATCCTCGCGCTCCTGGTGATCGCGATCGGGATCGGCGTGATGGCGCTCGGGTAG
- a CDS encoding pyridoxal-phosphate dependent enzyme, translating into MLTFEDVEAAARRLADWIHRTPVITCRSFDDAVGASVFFKCENLQRAGSFKIRGALNKLLTLSAAERRRGVVSFSSGNHAQGVALAARLVATSAVIVMPTDAPSLKVAATRHYGAEIVFYDRQREDREAIATEIARQSGRVVVPPYDDYAIMAGQGTAAIELLRDVPSLDALLTPVGGGGLLAGCSTVAKALAPGVRLYGVEAETANDTWLSFQKGERVRIPPPPTIADGIRNLSPGELTFPILRKHVEEILLVSDEAIREAVGFLLFRAKLLVEPTGAVPAAALLAGKLPLERGARVGVVLSGGNIDPALLAEVVRLR; encoded by the coding sequence GTGCTCACGTTCGAGGACGTCGAAGCAGCGGCGCGCCGGCTCGCCGACTGGATCCACCGCACACCCGTCATCACCTGCCGCTCCTTCGACGACGCGGTCGGGGCGTCGGTCTTCTTCAAGTGCGAGAACCTCCAGCGCGCCGGATCGTTCAAGATCCGCGGGGCGCTGAACAAGCTCCTCACCCTCTCCGCGGCGGAACGCCGGCGCGGGGTCGTGAGCTTCTCGTCGGGGAACCACGCCCAGGGGGTCGCGCTCGCCGCCCGGTTGGTTGCCACGTCCGCGGTCATCGTGATGCCGACGGACGCGCCGTCCCTGAAGGTCGCGGCCACGCGGCACTACGGCGCCGAGATCGTCTTCTACGATCGGCAGCGCGAGGATCGGGAGGCCATCGCGACGGAGATCGCCCGACAGTCGGGTCGAGTCGTGGTCCCGCCGTACGATGACTACGCGATCATGGCCGGCCAGGGGACCGCGGCGATCGAGCTGCTCCGTGATGTGCCGTCGCTGGATGCCCTCCTGACGCCCGTCGGGGGCGGCGGCCTCCTGGCGGGGTGCAGCACGGTGGCGAAGGCGCTCGCTCCGGGTGTTCGCCTCTACGGCGTGGAGGCGGAGACAGCCAACGATACCTGGCTCTCGTTCCAGAAGGGCGAGCGGGTCCGGATTCCACCGCCGCCCACCATCGCCGACGGCATCCGCAACCTCAGCCCCGGGGAGCTGACCTTCCCCATTCTCCGGAAGCACGTCGAGGAGATCCTGCTGGTCTCCGACGAGGCGATCAGGGAGGCGGTCGGCTTCCTCCTCTTCCGTGCGAAGCTCCTGGTCGAGCCGACCGGTGCGGTGCCCGCGGCGGCCCTCCTGGCCGGCAAGCTGCCGCTCGAGCGCGGCGCGCGCGTGGGCGTGGTGCTCTCGGGTGGAAACATCGATCCGGCGCTCCTGGCGGAGGTGGTCCGGCTCCGCTGA
- a CDS encoding TetR/AcrR family transcriptional regulator, producing the protein MRDPDKHQQIIEAAVRVFARNGYYNSRVSDIAREAGIASGTIYLYFRTKNDILVTLFREKMAAFVAHLRKAIEAEPDAVAKLRRLVALHFKILEADPELAEVVQVELRQGHKFFRGASAAEVGAYFSLIASVLENGIESGLFRKDLPVKVATKVLFGAMDQMATSWVLGKRTYRLSETSTTVADLFLRGISAREEPLWPTKP; encoded by the coding sequence ATGCGTGATCCGGACAAGCATCAGCAGATCATCGAGGCTGCCGTCCGGGTGTTTGCCCGGAACGGCTACTACAACTCCCGGGTCTCCGACATCGCCCGGGAGGCCGGGATCGCGAGCGGCACCATCTACCTCTACTTCAGGACCAAGAACGACATCCTGGTCACGCTCTTCCGCGAGAAGATGGCGGCCTTCGTGGCCCACCTCCGCAAAGCCATCGAGGCCGAGCCCGATGCGGTCGCCAAGCTCCGTCGCCTCGTGGCGCTGCACTTCAAGATCCTGGAGGCCGACCCGGAACTGGCGGAGGTGGTGCAGGTGGAGCTCCGCCAGGGGCACAAGTTCTTCCGCGGCGCCTCGGCGGCCGAGGTCGGCGCGTACTTCTCGCTGATTGCCTCGGTCCTCGAAAACGGGATCGAGTCCGGCCTGTTCAGGAAGGACCTTCCCGTGAAGGTTGCCACGAAGGTCCTCTTCGGCGCCATGGACCAGATGGCCACGAGCTGGGTGCTGGGCAAGCGGACCTACCGCCTGAGCGAGACCTCGACTACTGTGGCTGACCTGTTTCTCCGGGGAATTTCTGCACGAGAGGAGCCATTATGGCCTACGAAACCGTGA
- a CDS encoding TPM domain-containing protein, producing MLFATLLALALVVPPAPTARVNDYAKLLTAADRNRLEDLLAERERATGAQMVIAIFRSLRGENLEDFSIRLADKWRIGQKGLDNGAILLVFVNDRKLRLEVGYGLEAAIPDAVAGRIIQEAIAPRFRERRYAAGLEAAVNAVFERVTAAKARPAQSAAPQPEPPPFWAQLLFWGMAVILFGGFFALFIGLFVVLPIRAMRQVAYTVGREGWSSERRWGGSSSGSSGTSWGSGFSSGGSSSGGSFSGGGGSFGGGGASGSW from the coding sequence CTGCTGTTCGCCACCCTCCTCGCTCTCGCCCTCGTCGTCCCTCCCGCTCCGACGGCCCGCGTCAACGACTACGCGAAGCTCCTGACCGCCGCCGACCGCAACCGCCTCGAGGACCTCCTGGCCGAGCGCGAGCGCGCAACGGGGGCCCAGATGGTCATCGCCATCTTCCGCTCGCTCCGGGGCGAGAACCTGGAGGACTTCTCGATCCGCCTCGCCGACAAGTGGCGGATCGGCCAGAAGGGCCTCGACAACGGCGCGATCCTGCTCGTGTTCGTCAACGACCGAAAGCTCAGGCTCGAGGTCGGGTACGGGCTCGAAGCGGCCATCCCCGACGCCGTCGCCGGCCGGATCATCCAGGAGGCGATCGCGCCGCGCTTCCGCGAGCGCCGGTACGCCGCCGGCCTCGAAGCGGCGGTCAACGCGGTCTTCGAGCGCGTGACCGCGGCGAAGGCTCGGCCCGCGCAGTCGGCAGCCCCACAGCCAGAACCTCCTCCCTTCTGGGCCCAGCTCCTGTTCTGGGGGATGGCGGTGATCCTCTTCGGGGGCTTCTTCGCGCTCTTCATCGGGCTGTTCGTCGTTCTCCCGATCAGGGCGATGCGACAGGTCGCATATACGGTCGGCCGCGAGGGGTGGTCCTCGGAACGCCGATGGGGCGGATCGTCGTCAGGCTCGAGCGGGACCTCATGGGGGAGCGGCTTCTCCAGCGGAGGCAGCTCCTCGGGAGGGAGCTTCTCGGGCGGCGGCGGGAGCTTCGGCGGCGGGGGCGCGAGCGGGAGCTGGTGA
- the sppA gene encoding signal peptide peptidase SppA, with protein MRVLGVPVLISLLTGCSVLSIDLTPRIQPLQESTVEGTGSSKILLVDLSGVLSEAPTLTIGQAPPRVPLLARVREELKKAEEDDAVRALVVKINSPGGTVTATDILYRELSAFKARRKVPVVATIMDVGASGGYYVALAADTIVAHPTTVTGSIGVMMLTVNAEGLLKQVGVAPLTIKSGAKKDMGSPFRGLSEEERRIFQAIIDDLHGRFVGLIAKERRLPPEKVRELADGRVFTAEQARSLGLVDQVGYLEEALVAARRAAGLSEARVVMYHRPRQYRATVYATARTAEPLASSLAEVSSLLLGPGPRFLYLWWP; from the coding sequence ATGCGCGTGCTCGGAGTGCCCGTCCTGATCTCGCTCCTCACCGGATGCTCCGTGCTCTCCATCGACTTGACCCCGCGCATCCAGCCGCTCCAGGAGAGCACCGTGGAAGGGACGGGCAGCTCGAAGATCCTCCTCGTCGATCTTTCCGGCGTCCTGAGCGAGGCCCCCACTCTCACGATCGGGCAGGCACCGCCGCGCGTGCCGCTCCTCGCCCGCGTGCGCGAAGAGCTGAAGAAGGCGGAGGAAGACGACGCCGTGCGGGCCCTGGTCGTCAAGATCAACAGCCCGGGCGGCACCGTGACGGCCACCGACATCCTCTACCGCGAGCTGTCCGCCTTCAAGGCCCGGCGCAAGGTTCCCGTGGTGGCGACCATCATGGACGTGGGCGCGTCAGGCGGCTATTACGTCGCGCTGGCCGCCGACACGATTGTTGCGCATCCCACCACGGTCACGGGCTCCATCGGCGTGATGATGCTCACGGTCAACGCCGAGGGGCTCCTCAAGCAGGTCGGGGTGGCGCCGCTCACGATCAAGTCGGGAGCGAAGAAGGACATGGGATCGCCATTTCGGGGGCTCAGCGAGGAGGAGCGCCGGATCTTCCAGGCGATCATCGACGACCTTCACGGGCGGTTCGTCGGCCTGATCGCGAAGGAGCGAAGGCTCCCGCCGGAGAAGGTCCGGGAGCTCGCCGATGGACGGGTCTTCACGGCGGAGCAGGCCAGAAGCCTGGGGCTGGTGGACCAGGTCGGTTATCTGGAGGAGGCCCTCGTCGCCGCCCGCAGGGCCGCCGGGCTGAGCGAGGCGCGGGTGGTCATGTACCACCGACCCCGCCAGTACCGCGCCACGGTCTACGCCACGGCCCGCACGGCCGAGCCGCTCGCGTCCTCGCTCGCCGAGGTGTCCTCGCTCCTGCTCGGACCGGGCCCGCGCTTCCTCTACCTCTGGTGGCCGTAG
- a CDS encoding AAA family ATPase, producing MDFTKDLELLIRSRYPIIAVETYEEERLEQALQRLAAKLGIPLFVWTITEGLRRHGADNAIYDSQLPIKALGNLAAIKGDGLYLFKDLHRHLGEADVARKLQDLARSFAKDRRAVVLSAARVTLPAELEKFAAFFRLDLPGVEELKGLVKRVVRDLSRQHTIAVDLSPEEFDLLAASLKGFTLFEAERAVTRAILQDLALTRKDLELITEIKKGLLEKEGLLEYVPPEEDLAQIGGLRNLKQWLEKRRKALEPEARQFGIEPPRGILLLGVQGSGKSLVAKAVAKAWGLPFLRLEPGRLYDKYVGESEKNLDKALRMAERMAPCVLMIDEIEKGLAYVGSSEADAGLSKRIFARLLGWFQDRKAPVFVVATCNQLSQLPPELMRKGRFDEIFFIDLPNREERGEIFAVHLKKRNRDPSAFDLDALADASEGYSGAEIEQAIVSALYTAFSHGTELSTRFLLEELAATKPLAVTRKEEIAALREWARERTVMAS from the coding sequence ATGGACTTCACGAAGGACCTCGAACTCCTCATCCGCTCCCGCTACCCGATTATAGCGGTCGAGACCTATGAAGAAGAGCGGCTCGAGCAGGCCCTTCAACGGCTCGCAGCCAAGCTCGGAATTCCCCTCTTCGTGTGGACCATCACCGAAGGGCTGCGCCGCCACGGTGCCGACAACGCCATCTACGACAGCCAGCTCCCGATCAAAGCGCTCGGCAACCTGGCGGCGATCAAGGGCGACGGGCTCTATCTCTTCAAGGACCTGCACCGCCACCTGGGCGAGGCCGATGTTGCCCGCAAGCTCCAGGACCTGGCCCGGTCCTTCGCGAAGGATCGCCGGGCGGTCGTCCTGTCCGCCGCCCGCGTGACCCTCCCCGCCGAGCTCGAGAAGTTCGCCGCCTTCTTCAGACTCGACCTTCCGGGCGTCGAGGAGCTGAAGGGCCTCGTGAAACGCGTGGTCAGGGACCTCTCGCGCCAGCACACGATCGCGGTGGACCTCTCGCCGGAGGAGTTCGACCTGCTGGCGGCCAGCCTGAAGGGCTTCACCCTCTTCGAGGCGGAGCGCGCCGTGACGCGAGCCATCCTCCAGGATCTGGCCCTCACCCGAAAGGACCTCGAGCTGATCACCGAGATCAAGAAGGGCCTGCTGGAGAAGGAAGGGCTCCTGGAGTACGTCCCGCCGGAGGAGGACCTGGCGCAGATCGGCGGGCTTCGGAATCTCAAGCAGTGGCTGGAGAAACGGCGGAAGGCCCTCGAGCCCGAAGCCAGGCAGTTCGGGATCGAGCCGCCCAGGGGCATCCTCCTGCTCGGGGTCCAGGGATCCGGAAAGAGCCTGGTCGCCAAGGCCGTCGCCAAGGCGTGGGGGCTCCCCTTCCTCAGGCTCGAGCCGGGACGGCTCTACGACAAGTATGTGGGGGAGTCGGAGAAGAACCTGGACAAGGCCCTCCGGATGGCCGAGCGGATGGCCCCGTGCGTGCTGATGATCGACGAGATCGAGAAGGGCCTCGCGTACGTCGGCAGCTCGGAGGCGGATGCCGGCCTCTCGAAGCGGATCTTCGCCCGGCTCCTGGGTTGGTTCCAGGACCGGAAGGCCCCCGTCTTCGTCGTCGCCACCTGCAACCAGCTCTCGCAGCTCCCGCCGGAACTCATGCGGAAGGGGCGCTTCGACGAGATCTTCTTCATCGACCTGCCGAACCGGGAAGAGCGCGGGGAAATCTTCGCCGTCCACCTGAAGAAACGAAACCGGGACCCCTCGGCCTTCGATCTGGACGCGCTCGCCGACGCCTCGGAGGGGTACAGCGGGGCCGAGATCGAGCAGGCCATCGTCTCCGCGCTCTACACCGCTTTCTCCCACGGCACCGAGCTCAGCACCCGATTCCTGCTCGAAGAGCTGGCTGCCACCAAACCCCTCGCGGTGACCCGGAAGGAGGAAATCGCCGCGCTCCGGGAGTGGGCCCGGGAGCGCACCGTGATGGCGAGCTAG
- a CDS encoding diguanylate cyclase, which produces MKPSALSLAAQGVYYKVLVAYSLMSLLPILITLYLGFTHVLPKIPDEDRLAFTDPIVQAVIWTIVLFPLFGLFIVVTIAKRVEQLAKAIRAMEVKPPAEAASPPLPEPESQDEIEVLSKQFQEMRRMISVQISQLDDLKSKLDDSNVKVLEANRQLKELSIRDGLTGLFNRRYFDGRLEEEIQRARRYGRKFALEMVDIDRFKELNDKYGHTCGDEILKQIARIMTEVTRDSDIVCRYGGEEFSILLIEVDEASAQNHAERLRETVASYMFNNGPGPLNERVTVSVGVAFFPRDATDQRVLVESADSALYAAKRGGRNQVRGSSELPKQQDRVP; this is translated from the coding sequence ATGAAACCCTCAGCGTTGTCCCTGGCCGCGCAAGGGGTCTACTACAAGGTCCTGGTCGCCTACTCGCTGATGTCGCTGCTCCCCATCCTGATCACGCTCTACCTCGGGTTCACCCACGTCCTTCCGAAGATTCCTGACGAAGACCGACTCGCATTCACCGACCCCATCGTCCAGGCGGTGATCTGGACCATCGTGCTGTTCCCCCTGTTCGGCCTCTTCATCGTCGTCACGATTGCCAAGCGCGTCGAGCAGCTCGCCAAGGCGATCCGCGCCATGGAGGTGAAACCGCCGGCGGAGGCGGCGAGCCCGCCTCTGCCCGAGCCGGAATCGCAAGACGAGATCGAGGTGCTGTCGAAGCAGTTCCAGGAGATGCGGCGGATGATCTCGGTGCAGATCTCGCAGCTCGACGACCTGAAGTCGAAGCTTGACGACTCGAACGTGAAGGTCCTGGAGGCCAACAGGCAGCTCAAGGAGCTGTCGATCCGCGACGGGCTCACCGGCCTCTTCAACCGGCGCTACTTCGACGGGCGTCTCGAGGAGGAGATCCAGCGGGCACGGCGGTACGGCCGGAAGTTCGCACTCGAGATGGTCGACATCGACCGGTTCAAGGAGCTGAACGATAAGTACGGTCACACGTGCGGGGACGAGATCCTGAAGCAGATCGCCCGGATCATGACGGAGGTCACGCGGGACAGCGACATCGTGTGCCGCTACGGCGGCGAGGAGTTCTCCATCCTCCTGATCGAGGTCGACGAGGCGAGCGCGCAGAACCACGCCGAGCGGCTGCGGGAAACCGTTGCGTCGTATATGTTCAACAACGGCCCCGGGCCCCTCAACGAGCGCGTGACGGTCAGCGTGGGGGTCGCGTTCTTCCCGCGGGATGCGACTGACCAGCGGGTGCTGGTCGAGAGCGCGGACAGCGCCCTCTACGCGGCCAAGCGGGGGGGCAGGAACCAGGTGAGGGGCTCCAGCGAGCTGCCGAAACAGCAGGATCGAGTTCCCTAG
- a CDS encoding LemA family protein has protein sequence MARGILVALIVVAVLVVGTAGWALTVSRQFVRLEQNVNEKWAQVQNVYQRRADLIPNLVETVRGFAAQERTVFEEVTKARASATRVQVPAEALTDPKALQQFQAAQDALSGALGRLLVVVERYPQLKSNQNFLALQTQLEGTENRIAVERRRFNEAVRDYNTRLKLFPENVVAGFSGLQPKAYFEAAPDAATPPKVKF, from the coding sequence ATGGCGCGCGGGATCCTCGTCGCGCTCATCGTCGTAGCCGTGCTCGTCGTCGGGACAGCCGGCTGGGCCCTGACGGTCAGCCGCCAGTTCGTCCGCCTGGAACAGAACGTGAACGAGAAGTGGGCTCAGGTCCAGAACGTCTACCAGCGCCGCGCCGACCTGATCCCGAACCTGGTTGAGACCGTCCGCGGCTTCGCGGCGCAGGAGCGCACGGTGTTCGAAGAGGTCACGAAGGCGCGCGCCAGCGCGACCCGCGTCCAGGTTCCCGCGGAGGCGCTCACCGACCCCAAGGCCCTCCAGCAGTTCCAGGCGGCCCAGGACGCGCTGTCGGGCGCGCTGGGCCGGCTGCTGGTCGTGGTCGAGCGGTACCCCCAGCTGAAATCCAACCAGAACTTCCTGGCCCTCCAGACCCAGCTCGAGGGCACCGAGAACCGGATCGCGGTGGAGCGGCGCCGCTTCAACGAGGCTGTCCGTGACTACAACACGCGCCTGAAGCTCTTCCCGGAGAACGTGGTCGCGGGCTTCTCCGGCCTCCAGCCCAAAGCGTACTTCGAAGCCGCTCCCGACGCCGCGACCCCGCCGAAAGTGAAATTCTAG